From the genome of Hymenobacter cellulosilyticus, one region includes:
- a CDS encoding PAS domain-containing protein produces MPTPDYLHLFRLLPHNYLLLQPDGTIVDNSDKHVGVSMLGREQAVGRNIFDAYPSAPESQRDLNESHEYVRQHKQPHTMPLTRYDLLRPEAEGGGFEQRYWRITHYPVLDGNGELLYILQHPEDVTAQHVADEQRRVAEQALLLAQQRALFTLEALPMMVWTAQPDGIIDYFNQRWLSFTGIKPAEDTTQSWQSVIHPDDLPRLSRDWGQAIAERRPYEVEFRMRRHDGLYRWVLARTVPQQQPDGSVGLWVGSGVDIHEQKQLVQELTEANEQQLLLSDQAYQAAKLAQSQRETFYNLFMQAPALIAIVRGPQYVFEFANPPYQELFASAELLGRTVLDVVPEAAEQGFIALLDNVYQTGEPFYGTAMPLQLHRRATGVIEERYFDFAYQPFRENGQIVGIFSFAFDVTERERMRQQLDRLSGTNDPAHA; encoded by the coding sequence ATGCCTACTCCCGACTATCTGCACCTGTTTCGTCTGCTGCCCCACAACTACCTGTTGCTCCAGCCGGATGGGACCATCGTCGACAACTCCGATAAGCATGTAGGCGTGTCGATGCTGGGGCGTGAGCAGGCGGTGGGCCGCAATATTTTCGATGCCTACCCCTCGGCGCCGGAAAGCCAGCGGGACCTGAACGAGTCGCACGAATACGTGCGCCAGCACAAGCAGCCCCACACCATGCCCCTGACGCGCTACGACCTGCTGCGGCCGGAAGCGGAAGGCGGCGGGTTTGAGCAGCGCTACTGGCGCATTACGCACTACCCGGTGCTGGATGGCAACGGCGAGCTGCTCTATATTCTGCAGCACCCCGAGGATGTAACGGCCCAGCACGTGGCCGATGAGCAGCGGCGGGTGGCGGAGCAGGCTTTGCTGCTGGCCCAGCAACGGGCCCTGTTCACGCTCGAGGCCCTGCCGATGATGGTCTGGACGGCTCAGCCCGATGGTATTATCGACTATTTCAACCAGCGCTGGCTGAGCTTCACCGGCATAAAACCGGCCGAGGACACCACCCAGAGCTGGCAGTCGGTTATTCACCCCGACGACCTGCCACGCCTGTCCCGCGACTGGGGCCAGGCCATTGCCGAGCGGCGCCCCTACGAAGTGGAGTTCCGCATGCGCCGCCACGATGGGCTCTACCGCTGGGTATTGGCCCGCACCGTGCCCCAGCAGCAGCCCGATGGCAGCGTTGGGCTCTGGGTGGGCAGCGGCGTGGATATTCACGAGCAAAAGCAGCTGGTGCAGGAGCTGACCGAGGCCAACGAGCAGCAGTTGCTCCTGTCGGACCAGGCCTACCAGGCGGCCAAGCTAGCGCAAAGTCAGCGCGAAACGTTCTACAACCTGTTTATGCAGGCCCCGGCCCTTATTGCCATTGTGCGCGGCCCGCAGTACGTGTTTGAGTTTGCCAACCCGCCGTATCAGGAGCTGTTTGCCTCCGCCGAGCTGCTGGGCCGCACGGTGCTCGACGTGGTGCCCGAGGCTGCCGAGCAAGGTTTTATTGCCCTGCTGGACAACGTGTACCAAACCGGGGAGCCTTTCTACGGCACGGCCATGCCCTTGCAGCTGCACCGGCGCGCTACCGGCGTCATTGAGGAGCGCTACTTCGACTTCGCCTACCAGCCCTTCCGGGAGAACGGCCAGATTGTGGGCATCTTCAGCTTTGCCTTCGACGTGACCGAGCGGGAACGTATGCGCCAGCAGCTTGACCGGTTGTCGGGCACTAACGACCCAGCTCATGCGTAA
- a CDS encoding STAS/SEC14 domain-containing protein, which yields MQELKSSLGKVFLTIETDLDNRWIWVTWQGYLTAANIQEGAQAYTAALAKAGFSCVLNDTRLVRGPWDHSMDWVINEWAPNAAAAGLRHFAMITTPATLAEGSADAFYSQLTAFQARVFDNLEDAQHWLLSIC from the coding sequence ATGCAAGAATTGAAATCGTCATTAGGCAAGGTTTTTCTGACAATCGAAACCGACCTTGACAACCGCTGGATCTGGGTTACCTGGCAAGGCTACCTGACGGCGGCCAACATTCAGGAAGGTGCCCAGGCCTACACCGCCGCTCTGGCCAAGGCCGGATTTTCGTGCGTGCTGAATGATACGCGGCTGGTGCGCGGCCCCTGGGACCATTCCATGGACTGGGTCATCAACGAGTGGGCGCCCAACGCGGCGGCGGCCGGGCTGCGGCACTTTGCCATGATTACCACCCCGGCAACCCTGGCCGAGGGCTCGGCCGATGCTTTCTATTCCCAGCTAACGGCTTTTCAGGCCCGGGTTTTCGACAATCTGGAAGATGCCCAACACTGGCTTCTCTCCATCTGCTAG
- a CDS encoding GAF domain-containing protein, producing the protein MPTPTSLIPANDPQRLQALLPYLSLGTEPDAVFDEIVRLTAKLFQVPIALVSLVEEGSVWFKANFGLPGAVRVNREQSICSVAVLHEDTTVYEDLQREPCHLTDPKVAEALELRFYAGHPLRTEEGHQIGALCVIDRQPRTLSAVEQRRLQALAGLVMKILDLRQLLQQRPEQAQAIWTLLYGELDDLLTRIGTLTKLARGEAGANSPAGPASQHSIDEEAEVVIWLLEQHTADALAALRPPAEPEVTH; encoded by the coding sequence ATGCCTACACCCACCTCGCTTATTCCCGCGAACGACCCCCAGCGCCTGCAGGCCCTGCTGCCCTATCTGTCGCTGGGTACGGAGCCCGATGCCGTCTTCGACGAAATCGTGCGCCTGACGGCCAAGCTGTTTCAGGTGCCTATTGCGTTGGTTTCGCTGGTAGAAGAAGGCAGTGTCTGGTTTAAGGCCAACTTTGGCTTGCCCGGGGCCGTGCGGGTAAACCGTGAGCAAAGCATCTGCTCGGTGGCCGTGCTGCACGAAGACACGACGGTGTACGAAGATCTGCAGCGGGAGCCCTGCCACCTGACCGACCCCAAGGTGGCCGAGGCGCTTGAGCTGCGGTTTTACGCCGGCCACCCGCTGCGCACCGAAGAAGGCCACCAGATTGGCGCCCTGTGCGTTATCGACCGGCAGCCCCGCACCCTTTCGGCTGTGGAACAGCGGCGGCTGCAGGCCCTGGCCGGGCTGGTCATGAAAATCCTGGATTTGCGCCAGCTGCTGCAGCAGCGCCCGGAGCAGGCCCAAGCCATCTGGACCCTGCTCTACGGCGAGTTGGATGACTTGCTGACCCGTATCGGCACGCTGACGAAGCTGGCACGCGGGGAAGCAGGAGCCAACAGCCCGGCCGGACCAGCCTCCCAGCACTCCATCGACGAGGAAGCGGAAGTGGTTATCTGGCTGCTGGAACAACACACAGCCGACGCGCTGGCCGCCTTGCGCCCTCCGGCTGAGCCGGAAGTTACCCACTAG
- a CDS encoding response regulator: MAAISCTLLVDDDETTNYLNQRLLRRMAITDTVLVATNGQEALDLLHTHCEPVASATCPALILLDMKMPRMNGVEFLQAYTQRLSTDNPAVVIIMLTTSLNPLDVANMQNLPIAGYLTKPLTRDKVDQILQEHFSSPPAAQ, translated from the coding sequence ATGGCTGCCATTTCCTGCACCCTGCTCGTCGACGATGATGAGACGACTAACTACCTCAACCAGAGGCTGCTGCGGCGCATGGCCATTACGGACACCGTGCTGGTAGCCACCAACGGTCAGGAGGCGCTGGACTTACTGCACACGCACTGCGAGCCGGTGGCTTCTGCTACTTGCCCAGCCCTGATTCTGCTGGACATGAAAATGCCGCGCATGAACGGGGTAGAATTCCTGCAGGCCTACACCCAGCGCCTTTCGACCGACAACCCGGCCGTGGTCATTATCATGCTCACCACTTCCCTGAACCCGCTGGACGTGGCCAACATGCAGAACCTGCCCATTGCCGGCTACCTGACCAAGCCCCTGACCCGGGATAAGGTCGACCAGATTCTGCAAGAGCACTTTTCCTCGCCACCCGCGGCGCAGTAG
- a CDS encoding ATP-binding protein — translation MRAHVKPGYTVLEVHDNGLGIEPTYRPRLFHMFQRFHTHVEGSGIGLYMVKRMVENAGGHIEVHSQPGAGTTFFVHLLQVSGTTA, via the coding sequence GTGCGAGCCCACGTTAAGCCGGGCTATACCGTGCTGGAGGTCCACGACAACGGCCTGGGCATTGAGCCGACGTACCGGCCGCGCCTGTTTCACATGTTTCAGCGCTTTCATACCCACGTCGAGGGCTCCGGCATTGGGCTCTACATGGTCAAGCGCATGGTAGAGAATGCCGGGGGCCACATCGAGGTGCACAGCCAACCCGGCGCCGGCACCACGTTTTTCGTACACCTGCTCCAGGTGTCGGGTACTACTGCCTGA
- a CDS encoding PAS domain-containing protein: protein MYTITLFGFTAVFCLLSPTSLFSLIQALPDPTLLLSAELHIEAASDTYLTATLTRRELLLGRTMFEVFPDNPATPEANSVHNLRASLLRVLETGQAHQMAQQRYDVPDPNRPGQFVVRYWQPRNAPVFDEHGRISHILHVATDVTETVVSQQLLLASQQAQEQLLAEAEAQRQRLHQILMELPTSVATFHGPDMVYSLVSPGYQQLFPARILQGRSIREALPELIDQPHLTYMNQVYQTGVPYYGTEVEAWVDFAGTGQLKRRYFNMFFQALRDVTGTVDGLLNFSYDVTEQVEARQLVQHLNQELEARVQERTREAEMARAEAEEQRNRLLRLFGQAPALINLFTGPDHVWTLVHPGTRELLQHRSLLGLPRRQALPELPEEQHEPLDRVYRTGEPVHMLETLRRLDRYRDGQMHDEYFDITFQPMFDATGQIEGVMSFAVNVTERVRARQQNEALQAQVLAAAQRRAQEREALFHILADTPAAVALLRGPQHRFEYVNAAYQQLFPERQLTGRPVAEVLPETESAGFLQALDTVFRTGETFFGTELPMRLEPTQEGPGQEVYYTFTYQAYRENDQIAGISIFAFDVTEQVRTRRQREAERQQLHTLFMEAPAPIVILDGPELVYQLVNPAYQRIFPGRTLLGKPLLAAMPEIARAPIYQQLRRVYETGETLVAQELPLQLARTEGGPLEEIYWTFTYQARRNAQGEVDGVLVFAHEVTDQVQARRVVEEGGQQARALAEELRAANEQLVRTNVDLDNFIYTASHDLKAPISNIEGLLYLLQEELPADGEQGQHVAPTLTRMLGSVERFKRTIDHLTEVSKLQKEHDTPATSIDLAAIIENVRQDLLPLIQATSAKLFIDVAARPPIQFSEKNLRSVVYNLLSNALKYHSPTGRPG, encoded by the coding sequence GTGTATACGATTACCTTATTTGGCTTCACGGCTGTCTTCTGCTTGCTCTCCCCTACTTCGCTGTTTTCCCTTATCCAGGCGCTGCCCGACCCGACCCTGCTGCTATCCGCGGAGCTGCACATCGAGGCGGCCAGCGACACCTACCTGACGGCCACGCTGACCCGCCGGGAGCTCCTGCTGGGCCGAACGATGTTTGAGGTCTTTCCCGACAACCCCGCCACGCCCGAAGCCAATTCCGTTCACAACCTGCGCGCTTCCCTGCTCCGCGTGCTCGAAACCGGGCAGGCTCACCAGATGGCCCAGCAGCGCTACGACGTGCCCGACCCCAACCGGCCGGGCCAGTTTGTGGTGCGCTACTGGCAACCGCGCAATGCCCCCGTGTTTGACGAGCACGGACGGATAAGCCATATTCTGCACGTCGCCACGGATGTTACCGAAACTGTGGTGAGCCAGCAGCTGCTCCTGGCTAGCCAGCAGGCCCAGGAACAGCTGCTGGCCGAAGCAGAGGCCCAGCGCCAGCGCCTGCACCAGATTTTGATGGAGCTGCCAACCAGCGTAGCCACCTTTCACGGCCCCGACATGGTGTATTCCCTCGTCAGCCCCGGTTACCAGCAGCTTTTTCCCGCCCGCATCCTGCAGGGCCGGTCCATCCGGGAGGCCTTGCCCGAGCTGATAGATCAGCCGCATCTGACCTACATGAACCAGGTGTACCAGACCGGCGTGCCGTATTATGGCACCGAGGTAGAAGCCTGGGTGGACTTTGCCGGCACGGGCCAACTCAAGCGCCGCTACTTCAACATGTTTTTTCAGGCCTTGCGGGATGTCACCGGTACTGTGGATGGCCTCTTGAACTTTTCCTACGACGTGACCGAGCAGGTGGAGGCCCGCCAGCTGGTGCAGCATCTCAATCAGGAGCTTGAGGCCCGCGTGCAGGAGCGCACTCGGGAAGCGGAAATGGCCCGGGCCGAAGCCGAGGAGCAGCGCAACCGCCTGCTGCGCTTATTCGGTCAGGCCCCAGCGCTGATCAACCTCTTTACCGGCCCCGACCACGTCTGGACCTTGGTGCACCCAGGCACCCGCGAGTTGCTGCAACACCGCTCCCTGCTGGGCCTGCCCCGCCGCCAGGCCTTGCCCGAGTTGCCCGAAGAGCAGCATGAGCCCCTGGACCGGGTGTACCGCACCGGGGAGCCCGTGCACATGCTCGAAACGCTTCGCCGCCTGGACCGCTACCGCGACGGGCAGATGCACGACGAGTATTTCGACATTACCTTCCAGCCTATGTTCGACGCCACTGGCCAGATCGAGGGTGTGATGAGCTTTGCCGTCAACGTTACGGAGCGGGTGCGGGCCCGCCAGCAGAACGAAGCGCTGCAGGCTCAGGTGCTGGCCGCCGCCCAGCGCCGGGCCCAGGAGCGCGAGGCCTTGTTTCATATCCTGGCCGATACCCCCGCCGCCGTGGCCTTGCTGCGGGGCCCCCAGCACCGCTTCGAGTACGTCAATGCCGCTTATCAGCAACTTTTTCCCGAGCGCCAACTCACGGGACGTCCGGTAGCCGAGGTCCTGCCCGAAACTGAGTCGGCTGGCTTTCTGCAAGCCCTGGACACCGTGTTTCGTACCGGCGAAACGTTCTTCGGCACGGAACTGCCCATGCGTTTGGAGCCAACCCAGGAAGGCCCGGGCCAGGAGGTGTACTATACCTTTACCTACCAGGCCTACCGCGAAAACGACCAGATTGCGGGCATCTCCATCTTTGCCTTCGACGTCACGGAGCAGGTGCGCACCCGCCGGCAGCGCGAAGCCGAGCGCCAGCAGCTGCACACGCTGTTTATGGAAGCCCCGGCCCCCATCGTTATCCTCGACGGTCCTGAGCTGGTGTACCAGCTCGTCAACCCGGCCTACCAGCGCATTTTTCCCGGCCGCACGCTGCTGGGCAAACCATTGCTGGCAGCCATGCCCGAAATTGCCAGGGCGCCTATCTATCAGCAGCTGCGACGGGTATACGAAACGGGCGAAACGCTCGTGGCTCAGGAGCTGCCCTTGCAGCTGGCCCGCACCGAAGGAGGTCCGCTGGAGGAAATCTACTGGACCTTCACCTATCAGGCCCGCCGCAATGCCCAGGGCGAGGTTGATGGGGTGCTGGTGTTTGCCCACGAAGTAACCGACCAGGTGCAGGCCCGGCGCGTGGTGGAGGAAGGCGGGCAGCAGGCCCGGGCCCTGGCCGAAGAACTCCGGGCCGCCAACGAGCAGCTGGTGCGCACCAACGTGGACCTAGACAACTTCATCTACACCGCCTCCCACGACCTGAAAGCGCCTATCAGCAACATTGAGGGCCTGCTCTACCTGTTGCAGGAAGAGCTGCCCGCCGACGGTGAGCAAGGCCAGCACGTGGCCCCTACCCTGACGCGGATGCTGGGCTCGGTGGAGCGCTTCAAGCGCACCATTGACCATCTGACGGAGGTTTCCAAGCTCCAGAAAGAGCACGACACCCCGGCCACGTCCATCGATCTGGCCGCCATTATCGAAAATGTACGGCAGGACTTGCTGCCCTTGATCCAGGCCACCAGCGCCAAGCTGTTCATCGATGTAGCAGCCCGGCCGCCGATTCAGTTCTCGGAAAAAAACCTGCGCTCGGTGGTATATAACCTGCTCAGCAACGCCCTGAAGTACCATTCCCCGACCGGCCGCCCCGGGTAG
- a CDS encoding GNAT family N-acetyltransferase translates to MPAWLSLQPSLETSTIRLVPLQEADFDELYAVAADPKIWEQHPNKDRWRREVFATFFEGAVQSGGAFKIVDKETGATMGSTRLYDYSPEDSSILIGYTFYGTKYWGRGINLAVKALLLDYLFEFVDTVRFHIGAGNVRSQIAIQRLGATKVAEQELAYYGEQPKLNFVFEITKPTWAARNA, encoded by the coding sequence ATGCCCGCTTGGCTTAGCTTACAACCCAGCCTGGAAACCAGCACCATCCGGCTTGTGCCCCTGCAGGAGGCCGATTTTGACGAACTATACGCCGTGGCCGCCGACCCCAAAATCTGGGAGCAGCACCCCAACAAGGACCGGTGGCGCAGGGAAGTATTTGCCACCTTTTTCGAGGGAGCCGTGCAAAGCGGAGGCGCCTTTAAAATCGTGGACAAGGAAACCGGCGCTACCATGGGCAGCACCCGCCTGTACGACTACAGCCCGGAGGACAGCAGCATTCTGATCGGCTACACGTTTTACGGCACCAAGTACTGGGGCCGGGGCATCAACCTGGCGGTGAAAGCCTTGCTGCTCGACTATCTGTTTGAGTTCGTGGACACGGTGCGCTTTCACATCGGGGCCGGCAACGTACGGTCGCAAATTGCCATTCAGCGGCTGGGGGCCACCAAAGTAGCCGAGCAGGAGCTGGCTTATTACGGCGAGCAGCCCAAGCTCAACTTCGTATTTGAGATAACCAAGCCCACCTGGGCCGCCCGGAACGCCTGA
- a CDS encoding DUF7619 domain-containing protein, with translation MRKLLLLSCLLATFTSASAQLRSFRLDRMLGTPVDFPQDLQVSSTGVIHMLDRAGLVKLDSTGRYLQTIPLRSATRTPDYRSLALDGQSNVYVVNRAASFVRKYSPQGDSLLQIGRAGTASGQFQQPEGVTADADGNIYVADTGNNRLQKLNASGQVQWVYAPTGAQALVQPSDVKLAPDGSVYVLNKNYTAVRLSAAGQLLGTLSLRFTGSLNDQTIGLEIDAAGNLYVVSSRLNAVQRYNAQGAHLGAFGASSGSFNGTHAALALDGKGNVYALDASDREQSISSIRKLSPTGALLKKWGNERLFGGRMRQDEAGNIYYMDQQQPRIVKINPAGQQLLTIGSSGQADGQFGVLTSFTVDSRGFIYALEGQSFPPRVQKFDPQGRFISKISLPNPQTNPNGYSPSDLAADAAGNVFVLDYWSGVRKYNSQGQMVQMIGAGGSGSAPGGPGAGKFYAPRGVVLDYRGNIYVSDGAGHRVQKFSPNGQVLREFVSVFPPTFQGSPSLSAGDAGLAVDGAGNVYASIGKNDYITMFEGYGNRQAKLVVGANPAVITINQNGTRLTSAMWGNDVLRFYVPTNRPPENLISGKVFHDLNSDCKQQANEPALPNMLVVAEPGGYYGLTDENGSYTVAVDTGAYTVQQILPEPQPGRVVQELCAGPTAVSFRSYGNVASGPDFGNQVSDAPHLTVSVTSNRRRRCFRNITAVSYANIGFAASPSATVTVALPPEVVLVKADAPFTRNEAGHYLFQVGALQPNQRGTITIQDSVVCGNPALRGLTVCTRAWIRTTAVYTGPAGWNGASMVVSGTVVGNQARFAVRNRGQAATTDSLGLRIFQDAQLALNRNFSLAAGDSLVLRWNPAGPVVRVEVDQPATHPYGPTAGATVELPTLRTTTLPSAAMLAMSPGGPHPDESQDCQPILDSYDPNDKQVVPQGVTAQRYTPTKEVLRYQVRFQNTGNDVAYRVAVVDTLSADLDISTLRVGAVSHPYRLTVSGQQRPVLTFTFDNILLPDSASNPAGSNGFVQFSIKPKASLAARTRIDNFADIFFDYNEAVRTDTTTNRIYDMPRSVVPALALQYPDVLASPSITAMAPVQGRLGTLVTLTGRKFSPVAATNRVAFNGVAAQVQSATATTLTVRVPAGATTGAVTLTTADGGTRSTSFTVFQPPTLSAVTPGEGKPGTVVVLTGTHFSAVAGQDTVTFNGVPARVLQATTGSLQVEVPAGATLGKIKVRTLGGPVESAQPFMVWYPPTISNTQPGRARTGASVALTGTNFADAPARNVVTFGGGQAGQVLQASATSVIVKVPAAAQTGLIQVQTPGGQTTTVASLVVIPAPVITSFSPAQGPVGTSVILTGRNFREEGLNDTILFGGLAARVLRATATSVEVVVPRGASTGTLTAAGAGGQGKSGEAFSVNALPLNEAVTVFPTPTYDKVTVSWRQADFVVQQVRIYNSIGGLIATEMVPAATADELTVSLAHCRSGLYIAVIETPAGRVVKRITLL, from the coding sequence ATGAGAAAACTTCTACTGCTATCCTGTTTGCTGGCAACCTTTACCTCGGCTTCCGCCCAGCTCCGCAGCTTCCGGCTCGACCGCATGCTTGGCACCCCGGTCGACTTTCCCCAGGACCTCCAGGTCAGCTCCACCGGCGTCATCCACATGCTGGACCGGGCGGGGCTGGTAAAGCTTGATTCGACGGGCCGCTATTTGCAAACCATTCCCCTGCGTTCGGCCACGCGCACCCCCGACTACCGTTCCCTGGCCCTGGATGGGCAAAGCAATGTATATGTAGTCAACCGGGCGGCCTCCTTTGTGCGCAAGTACAGCCCGCAGGGCGACTCGCTCCTGCAAATTGGCCGGGCCGGCACAGCCTCGGGGCAGTTTCAGCAGCCCGAAGGAGTGACGGCAGATGCGGACGGCAACATCTACGTGGCCGATACCGGCAATAACCGCCTCCAAAAGCTAAATGCCAGCGGGCAGGTACAGTGGGTGTACGCCCCCACCGGAGCTCAGGCCCTAGTGCAGCCCTCAGACGTCAAGCTTGCGCCCGACGGCAGCGTGTACGTGTTGAATAAAAACTATACGGCCGTCCGGCTAAGCGCCGCCGGACAGCTGCTGGGCACGTTGTCGTTGCGCTTCACCGGCTCGCTCAACGACCAAACGATTGGGCTGGAAATTGACGCGGCCGGAAACCTCTACGTCGTTAGCTCGCGGCTGAATGCCGTGCAGCGCTACAACGCACAGGGTGCGCACTTGGGCGCTTTTGGGGCCAGCAGTGGCTCCTTCAACGGCACCCACGCGGCCCTGGCCCTCGATGGCAAAGGCAACGTGTACGCCCTTGATGCCTCCGACCGGGAGCAGAGCATCAGTTCGATCCGCAAGCTGAGTCCTACTGGCGCGTTGCTCAAGAAGTGGGGCAACGAAAGACTCTTTGGCGGCCGCATGCGGCAGGATGAGGCGGGCAATATCTATTATATGGATCAACAGCAGCCCCGCATCGTCAAGATAAACCCCGCCGGACAGCAGCTGCTCACAATCGGTAGTTCGGGTCAGGCCGACGGTCAATTCGGCGTGCTAACCAGCTTTACCGTCGACTCGCGCGGATTTATTTATGCCTTGGAAGGCCAGAGCTTTCCTCCCCGCGTGCAGAAGTTTGACCCACAGGGCCGGTTTATCAGTAAAATCTCCCTGCCCAACCCCCAAACCAATCCGAACGGCTATTCTCCCTCCGACCTTGCTGCGGATGCTGCCGGCAACGTCTTCGTGCTCGACTACTGGAGCGGGGTTCGCAAGTATAATTCGCAGGGGCAGATGGTGCAGATGATTGGGGCGGGCGGCAGTGGCAGCGCGCCCGGCGGCCCCGGCGCCGGAAAGTTCTACGCGCCGCGTGGGGTAGTATTGGATTACCGGGGCAACATCTACGTATCGGACGGGGCTGGCCACCGCGTACAGAAGTTCAGCCCCAACGGGCAGGTGTTGCGCGAGTTTGTTTCCGTGTTTCCGCCTACTTTTCAAGGCTCTCCTTCCTTATCGGCCGGCGACGCGGGCCTGGCCGTGGACGGAGCCGGCAACGTCTACGCCAGCATCGGTAAGAACGACTACATCACCATGTTTGAGGGCTATGGCAACCGGCAGGCAAAGCTGGTTGTGGGGGCCAATCCGGCGGTTATTACCATCAATCAGAATGGTACCCGGCTGACCAGTGCCATGTGGGGCAATGATGTGCTGCGCTTTTACGTGCCCACCAACCGCCCGCCCGAGAACCTGATCAGTGGCAAAGTATTCCATGATCTGAACAGCGACTGCAAGCAGCAGGCCAACGAGCCGGCCCTGCCAAACATGCTCGTGGTGGCCGAGCCGGGTGGCTATTACGGCCTTACCGATGAAAACGGCAGCTATACCGTAGCCGTAGATACCGGAGCCTATACCGTGCAGCAAATTCTTCCTGAGCCCCAGCCCGGCCGGGTGGTGCAGGAGCTATGCGCCGGCCCAACGGCGGTTTCATTTCGCTCCTACGGTAACGTGGCCAGCGGGCCCGATTTTGGAAACCAGGTCAGCGACGCGCCTCATCTGACGGTGAGCGTGACGTCGAACCGCCGGCGCCGTTGCTTCCGCAACATCACGGCCGTGAGCTACGCTAACATCGGCTTCGCGGCCTCACCAAGTGCTACCGTAACGGTGGCCCTGCCCCCGGAAGTCGTGCTGGTGAAAGCCGATGCGCCCTTCACCAGGAACGAGGCTGGGCACTACCTGTTTCAGGTGGGGGCGCTGCAGCCAAATCAGCGAGGCACTATCACCATTCAGGATTCGGTGGTATGCGGCAATCCCGCCCTGCGCGGCCTTACCGTGTGCACCCGCGCCTGGATTCGCACAACCGCTGTCTACACCGGGCCTGCGGGCTGGAATGGGGCGTCGATGGTCGTCAGTGGCACGGTAGTGGGCAATCAGGCGCGCTTTGCCGTGCGTAACCGGGGCCAGGCCGCTACCACGGATAGTCTGGGGCTCCGCATTTTTCAGGATGCGCAGCTGGCGCTGAACCGCAACTTTTCCCTGGCCGCCGGCGACAGTCTGGTCTTACGCTGGAATCCGGCCGGACCGGTAGTGCGGGTAGAAGTCGACCAGCCTGCTACCCATCCCTATGGGCCAACGGCGGGTGCCACCGTAGAGCTGCCCACGCTGCGTACGACCACCCTGCCCAGCGCGGCCATGCTGGCCATGTCGCCCGGTGGGCCCCACCCCGATGAATCCCAGGACTGCCAGCCGATTCTCGATTCCTACGATCCAAACGACAAGCAGGTGGTGCCCCAGGGCGTCACGGCCCAGCGCTACACGCCCACCAAGGAAGTGCTGCGGTATCAGGTCCGGTTCCAGAATACGGGCAACGACGTGGCCTACCGGGTGGCGGTAGTCGATACGCTGTCTGCCGATCTGGACATCAGCACGCTGCGGGTAGGGGCCGTGTCGCACCCGTACCGCCTGACCGTATCCGGCCAGCAGCGGCCGGTGCTAACCTTCACCTTCGACAACATCCTGCTGCCGGATAGTGCCAGCAATCCGGCGGGCAGCAACGGCTTCGTGCAGTTCAGCATCAAGCCCAAAGCTTCCTTGGCTGCCCGCACCCGCATCGACAACTTCGCCGACATTTTCTTTGATTACAACGAGGCTGTCCGAACCGATACGACGACTAACCGCATCTATGATATGCCCCGGAGCGTGGTGCCGGCCCTGGCCCTGCAGTACCCCGACGTGCTGGCCTCGCCCAGCATCACGGCTATGGCGCCGGTTCAGGGCCGCTTGGGCACCCTGGTAACGCTCACGGGACGTAAATTTTCCCCAGTCGCCGCCACTAACCGCGTCGCCTTCAACGGTGTAGCGGCCCAGGTGCAGAGTGCAACCGCTACTACCCTCACCGTGCGGGTGCCGGCCGGCGCTACCACCGGTGCAGTGACCCTGACCACGGCCGACGGCGGCACGCGCAGCACCAGCTTCACGGTGTTTCAGCCCCCTACGCTCAGCGCTGTGACCCCGGGCGAAGGCAAGCCCGGCACCGTGGTAGTCTTAACCGGAACGCACTTTTCGGCGGTAGCCGGGCAAGATACGGTTACCTTTAATGGAGTTCCGGCCCGGGTGCTGCAGGCCACTACTGGTAGTTTGCAGGTAGAAGTGCCAGCCGGCGCCACGCTGGGCAAAATCAAGGTTCGGACCTTGGGTGGGCCCGTGGAAAGCGCGCAGCCTTTCATGGTCTGGTATCCGCCAACCATAAGCAACACCCAGCCCGGCCGGGCCCGTACCGGCGCCTCAGTGGCCCTGACGGGTACCAACTTTGCCGATGCTCCTGCCCGTAACGTGGTTACGTTTGGGGGTGGGCAAGCTGGGCAAGTGCTGCAGGCCTCCGCTACGAGCGTCATCGTGAAGGTGCCGGCCGCCGCCCAAACCGGCCTTATTCAGGTACAGACGCCCGGTGGGCAAACCACGACGGTGGCGAGCTTGGTCGTTATTCCGGCCCCGGTTATCACCAGTTTCAGTCCTGCGCAAGGGCCGGTGGGCACGTCCGTTATCCTTACTGGGCGCAATTTCCGCGAGGAAGGCTTGAATGACACCATTCTTTTTGGCGGCCTGGCTGCCCGCGTGCTACGGGCTACGGCCACGAGCGTGGAAGTAGTAGTGCCCCGCGGGGCCAGCACGGGAACATTGACGGCGGCCGGTGCCGGAGGCCAGGGTAAGTCTGGGGAAGCCTTCAGCGTCAATGCCTTGCCGCTCAACGAGGCCGTTACGGTTTTCCCAACGCCCACCTACGATAAAGTTACCGTCAGCTGGCGGCAGGCCGACTTTGTTGTTCAGCAGGTGCGCATTTACAACTCTATTGGCGGTTTGATTGCTACTGAGATGGTACCGGCGGCTACTGCCGATGAGCTGACCGTATCGTTGGCCCACTGCCGGTCCGGTCTGTACATAGCAGTCATCGAGACGCCGGCCGGCCGGGTCGTAAAACGCATCACGTTGCTGTAA